The Armatimonadia bacterium region ACTCGCGCGCCAGGGCTTGCAGCGCTTCGTACTCGGTGGTAGGGATGTTGATGGGACGCAGAAAGGGCTTCATAGATCATCAATCCAGACGAGAGAGTGAGTGTAGGCCGCGCGTTGCGTCTACCGATCAGGCGGCATGACCGACTTCGGACTTACAGTGAGGCCAGCAGCGCCTCGGCCTCCTGCTGGGTGCGGCAGCCCGTGCTCATGATGACCTGGTCGCGGTTGAGCTCGGCCAGCAGGGGCTTCACCTGAGCCGGTGGCACGCCGAACAGGAAGAGCTTCTTGCCCGCGTCGAGGACCTGACGGTACATGGGCAGCCAGCAGGGGTCCTCCAGCGCCGCCTGTCCGGCGCCGGGTGTCCACTGGATCCCGTGTAGTTCCGGGATCTCCAGCAGCGCGGGCAAATGCTGGGTTGCGCCCGGACCGTCCAGATGATACAGCGTGTGGTCGAGTCGCCGGCACTGGCACCGCAGGTACGGCGCGACGAACTCGCGGAACATCGCCGGCGAGATCATGCAGGACATGTCGCACTGCAACTTGCACACTCGACCCGGACCCCAGACGCCGAAGGTGACGAAAACTGAGCCGTACACCGGGATGTTGAAGCTGCGGCCCAACTCGTCGTAGTAGCGGAAGTACAGGTCGAGAAGCCGGCGCTGGTAGCGATGCACGGCCTCGGGAGCCTCCAGGAGCTCGATCAGCAACTCCTCAGACCCGCGGAGACTGGCCAGCGCGTCGGTGTTCTCGATCAGGTCCGGGAAGGCCAACACGTAGCGACCTTCGCCCCGCTCTCGGGCCTTGGCGACGAACTCCTGGGTCCACAGCCACCAGCGCTCCTGCGGGTCGTACTGCAGATCGGGACCGGTGGCAAGGTCGTCGATGCAGGGCTTGTACCAGACCGTCTGGGGCATGAATACCGGCTCCGAGCCCAGATGGACCGCGAGACTCCCCGGCCCAAGATGCGTCTGAAGGGTCGGAACCGATTCGCCGCCAAACCAGGTGCGTCGGAAACCCGCTTCAGCCTGCGCCAGGCGGAACTCCTGGTCGGTCCACTTGGTGAAGGAGTCCTCGGGCTCCGGCGGAGCCTCAGGACCCGGAAGGGGCTTGGAACGCGGTGCCGTGATCCACAGCGGCATTCGGTCCAGCGTAGCGCCGTTCCAGAAGGCGGTCATACGCTCGCGCGTCTCGTCGAAGTCGGGCTTGTAGAAAAGCTCCATCGGGGCCGTGCCCCTTTCCCGGTATGTGGAGGTCTGGGTCGACTACTTCGAATGGGCGGCCCCGACCAGTTCACGAAGACTCGCAACGCCCTCGGCTTCGCACCACTTCTGCAGGTCCTCGACGATCCTGACGGCCGCCTGTGGCTCGACGAAGTTCGCGGTGCCGATGGCGACGGCGGAGGCTCCGGCGAGGATCAACTCGAGCGCATCCCGCGCCGACATGATCCCACCCATGCCCAGGATAGGAGTGTCCAGCGCCTCGGCAACCTGCCACACCATCCGCACCGCCACAGGGCGAATCGCCGGTCCGGAGAGCCCGCCGGTCTTGTTCGCCAGCACCGGTCGACGCCGGGCCACGTCAATGCTCATCCCCAGCAGCGTGTTGATCAGTGAGAGGATGTCCGTGCCGCCCTCAACCGCTGCCTCGGCCATCTGCACGATGTCGGTGACGTTGGGTGAGAGCTTGGTGATGAGCGGGAGCCTGGTCTCGGCCCGAACTGCCGCCACGAGCTCGCGGGTCAGAATCGGGTCGACGCCGAAAGCCATGCCGCCGACCTTCACGTTCGGGCAACTGATGTTCAGCTCCAGGGCATCCACGCGGATCGGCGACGGATGATCTGCACTGTCTCGGCTCGCCGTCTCCAGGCGTCGGGCGATCTCCACGTAGTCCTCGATGCTCTCACCGGAGATGTTCACGATGACCGCTGTGCTGAAGCGACTGAGAAAGGGCAGCTTGTGAGCGATGACCGCATCGACGCCGGGGTTCTGGAGACCGATAGCGTTGAGCATCCCGGCGGGCGTTTCGGTGATACGCGGCGCCGGATTGCCCTCCCGCGGGTGCAGTGTCGTCCCCTTCACCATCACGCCGCCGAGGCGGTTCAGGTCCTCGAACTCGGCGTACTCCTCGCCAAAGCCGAAGGTCCCGGAGGCAGTCAGCACCGGGTTGCGCAGCACAAGTGGGCCCAGGTAGGTGGTCAGGTCAGTGGGCATGGTAGTGGCATTGTCCGGGTGGCCGGCTGAGGGGCACCGGCAGAATGGGTGCGTACGTCAGAGGGTCTTCTCCCAATCAACGGTGCGAGCGTCGAAGACCGGACCGTCCTTGCACACCCGCTGGTTGGGTGGGTCGGTGTGAGTCGCGATCGCGCAGCCCAGGCAGGCGCCGATTCCGCAGCCCATGAACTGCTCCAGCGAGGCCCAGCACTGCACACCGGCAGCCTCGCAGATCCGTCCCACCTGCGCCATCATCGGCCTGGGTCCGCAGGTGTAGACGACACCCACGTCGCCGCGGTCGAGTTGTGCGGGAAGGTACTCGGTAACGATTCCCTGCTCGCCCACGCTGCCGTCTTCTGTGACCGCCTGGAACTCCTCGCAGCGTCCGGCGAACTCCTCCCAGCACACCAGGCTGTCTTCATTGCGTGCGCCGAACAGCCCGCGAACGTAGCTTCCTTCCGGAGAGTTCTGGAGCACGTCGGCCAGGAAGACCAGCGGTGCGACGCCAACGCCGCCGGCAACCAGGAGCGGAGTCTGGCCCGCCTCGGGAAGCGGGAAGCCGTTGCCCAGAGGTCCCATCAGGTCCAGCACGTTGCCCGGTGCGACATGGCCCAGCACATCGGTGCCACGCCCCACGGTGCGCACCAGAATCTGGATATGGCCACGGTGCTTGTCGCACAGCAGAAGGCTGATGGGCCGCCGCAGGAGCGGGTCAAAGGTGCCCGTGACGCGCACATGGACGAACTGCCCCGGACGGGCTGTTGTGGCGATCGCCGGACAGTCCAGCTCCAGGAGGTGATGCCCGGGCGCTACCCGATCACAGCGAGTCACCGGTGCTTGTTGTGAGGTCATGGGGACGGGCCTGCCTCTCTGGGAGCCGGCGCCTTGCAGGGCCAAACCGAGGTGCCGGGTTCCGGTGATTCCTCAGTCCAGGCCGGGCTGGTCCTTCAGGGACTGGCCCGCCAGGACTGCCTCTACTAGGCGCATGGTCTGCGCATAAGCATCGTCGATGTGGTCGCGCACGGCGACGGTCTCGGCACGGGAAGTCCGCAGACCCTCGCCGAGGTTGGTCATCATGGCGCGTACCGAGTCCGGGCCGGTGCTGCCCAGGCTAACCTGCCGCTTGAGGCAGTTCAGCGGCTCGATGACCGCCACGATCTCCTCCTCGGTCAGTTCCTGGCCGTGCTCCGCCAGAAGCTGCTGCACGCGGAGATGGTCGTCGAGGTTCTTGCCCTCAGCCACAAGTGTGCCGACCAGCGAGCCGACGATCTCGTGGCAGGTGCGGAAGGGCAGGCCGCGGTCGCGGACCAAGTAGTTCGCAAGCTCGGTGGCGGTGGCGAAGTTCAGGCCCACCAGCTCGCGCATCCGGTCAAGCCTGAAGGTGACGGTCTTGACCATCTCGGTGACGGCCCGCAGGCACATCTCGGTGCTATCGAAGGCCTCCCACAGAGGCGGCTTGTCCTCCTGCAGGTCGCGGTTGTAGCCACTGGGCAGCGCCTTCATGAGCGTGAGAATCTGCATCAGGCGGCCGTAGACGATCCCCACCTTGCCGCGCGTGAGCTCGGCGATGCAGGGGTTCTTTTTCTGCGGCATGATACTGGAGCCGGAGGAGTACGCGTCGTCGATCTCCAGCATCCGGTACTCGTAGGTGGACCACAGGACGAACTCCTCGGCGATCTTGGACAGGTTGGACATGAGGATCGCCAGGGCGCAGATGGTCTCGGCCACGAAGTCGCGAGTGCCGACGCAGTCGAGGCTGTGCTCCTGGACGCCGTCGAAGCCCAAGAGCCAAGCAGAGAGCCTGCGGTCGGTCGGGAAAGAGGTGCCTGCCAGGGCGGCTGCTCCGAGCGGGCTGAGGTTGACACGCCGGTAGGCATCGGCCAGGCGCTGATCATCCCGGGCCAGACCCGAGGCGTGACCGGTAAGCCAGAAGGCCACGGAAACCGGCTGCGCATGCTGAGTGTGGGTGTAGCCGGGCATGACGGCTTCCTCATGACCCTCGGCACGCTTGAGCAGCGCCTCACGCAGGTCAAGGAGCGCCTCGCGCAGGTCGAGAATTCGCCCGCGAGTGTGGAGTTTGCAGTCGGTGACCACCTGGTCATTCCGCGAGCGAGCGGTATGCAGGCGACCGCCCATCTCGGGTCCGGCACCGGTGCGCAGGTAGGTCTCGACATTCATATGCACGTCTTCGAGCTCGCGCTTGAGCTCAAAGGTGCCGTCTTCCCAGGCCGACTTGGCCTTCTCCAGCCAGCGCAGGATCTCGCGCAGGTCTTCCTCGGCGATGATCCCGCAGCGGGTGAGCATGATTGCGTGGGCCTGGCTGCCCCAGATGTCCTCGGCCACCATCCGCCCGTCGGCAGCAGTGGATTCGGAGAAATCGAGGGCGATGTCGGCCATCTCGGCGGAGAAGCGTCCGCCCCAGAGCTTGGAGGATTTGTGGTCTGCCATGTCGTGCCGGTTCCTTCGGTAGTCAATGACGCCGCGACCTGGGTCGCCGGTCGTGTGTTGAGTACGCGCAGCTATTCGTTGGCGGGCTTGCCGTCGACGACCTTCTTGAGGTCGGGATAGAGCCGGTCGCCCGTGCCGACGAGGGTCAGGACGATGGCCTCGAAGGCCTCAAAGCCGACGCCGTTTTCGGTGGTGAAGGTGTAGGACAGCCGCACCTCGCCATCGCTCTTATCCCACTCGAACTTGCCGATGTTCAGGTCCCAGTTGCGCTCCATGAGGGTCCGCAGCACGCGCGGAAGAGTCCGGCTGTTCTGCGGAGCCACCAGATAGCGGTTGAGGAACAGATAGACAAGCTGCGTCTTCGTGTCGATGACGATGTGAAGCTGGTGGGTCGCGTTGTCCATCTTCACCGGGCAGTTCAGCACAGGCCAGTCGCCAGAAGTGTCCACCTCATACTTGAGGTCCATCCGGTCCATGTAGGAGCGGATCAGCGACAGAGCGTTCTCGCCAAAGGAAGAGGTCTCACCACCTGAGGCCCCTTCGATGGTGCCGGGCTCGACGCGGTCGGACATGATCTGCACCACTGCGGGCGCAGCAGCGGCATCAAGGGCGTCCATCTCGAGACGGTCCTTCGCCCTGCCCACCGAAGTCCAGTCGAAGCCTGGGATCGCCGCCAGCAGGGGCATGGCGAAGCTGATCGGTGTGGCGTAGATCTCGCCGGCCTTCACCCGAGTCCCGCCCACGTTGGCCAGCAACAGGGAGGTGACGACGCCGATGGCCTCACCCCGGTCATTGAGGAGCGGGCCGCCACTGTTCCCCGGGTTGACCACGGCATCGACCACCAGAACCTGATCGGAGCCCTCCTGCCGCAGCGACACGATCCGGCCGCTGGTGGAGGTCACGGACTTCTCGCCGAAGGGGAAGCCGATGGCCAGCACCGCTTGCTGACGCTTCACCTCGGCCGAGGTGCCGATGTGCACAGAGGGTAGTGGCTTGTCCGTCTCAACCTTGAGCAGCGCGAGATCGTGGTCCTCGTCGGCGGCCAGAACCGTAGCCGGCAGCTTCTCTTTCTCCGCGAGGACGATCTGCACGGTCTTGGCGCGGTGTACGACGTGCTCATTGGTGAGGACGTACCCGCGGGCGTCCACGAGGAAGCCACTGCCGAAGGATTTGAGCTCGTTGTCTTCGGCGAAGGCCAGACATGACAAGGACAAGATAAGGGTGATGATCGCAAGGGCGTAGATGCGAGTGCTCATTGTCCTGCCTCCCGTCGGGGCTTCAGAGGATGCTGCGTCATCGGTTGTCGACAGACACCAAGATACGCCCTGGGTCAACGCCTCTCAGGGCCACACGCCTGTGCCGATTCGCGAGCGCCTCTATCCTGTGACGCCCCACTGTTCCTCTTCGAAGTACCAGCTTTCGGTATCGTCGAGGAACTCCTGGGTCTTCACGAGGAGCTGCAGGTGTCCGCGCTCGGAATCGACGAGCGCCTTGTAGAAGAGCTTTGCCCCCGGATCCGCGGCGGCGGCCAGTTGGGCCTTGTAGAACTCGATGCTGTCGCGCTCGCCCTGCATCGCGAGGTCATAGGCGTCGGTCAGGTCGGTGTCGCTGGTGACCTCGCCGGCAATGGCGTCGCGCGCATTGGTGAAGATCTCCTTCACCTGGGCGGCCTCGAGCTTGCACTCTTCGCTGCACTCCGAGGCATCGGGCCAGCCTTGTCCAGCCTTCATCTGCTCGTAGAACTGCTGGATGTACTCGGCGTGCTTGTCTTCTTCTTGGGCCAGGAAGGTGAAGGTCTGCTGCGCCAGAGGGTTAGCTGCACGCTGGGCAGCATCTTCGTAGTAGCTGCGTCGGTCCTCTTCCTTTGCGAGTGCCTGTTGCAGAATGACCAGGACATCCTCAGCCATCGAAACCTCCTCCAATCGGTTCGGGAACGGCGTTCCCTGGGATGGAGCGGAACGGTGACCGGCAGAGACTGTCGCCTCAGGCAGGCGGCAAGAGAAGGATGCGGGTGTGTACGCCCAGGTCGGCTTCCCCTGGACCGAGCATGACGAGGTCCAGCGTATTCTCCTGGCCCTCGCTGACTTCCAGAATCTCAGCGGTCAGCTCAAAACTGCCCTCGCCGAGCGTCAAAACCTGGAGTAGGCCGGTGGAACGGCCGATGCCGGAAAGCGCCAGCCAGGCGATGTCTTCCGACTTGAGCCAGTAGCGTCCGAAGACCACGAACCGTTCGCCCGGCTTGAGGGTACGACAAGAGCCCCGGACCTCGGATATGGATATCCGAAGGTCCGGGGCATAGCGTGGATCGCACTGCTCCGTGGTCGTGCGAAAAGGCAGTGACTGCAGCGGCGTGTCTGACGCGCTCACGGGACTCCTCCTCTCATCGCCCACTACTCGCGACGGTCCCAGGCCGGCACTGCCTGAAGGAGCTGCCTACTTGACGTAGGGCATGCCGCGATGTCCCAGGATCTGGTACTGGAACCCGTGGATCTTGACTGCCGGACCGGATTCCTGCTGATCCCAGACGATCCGGACCTCGCCCGGCTCCTTCGCCCGCTCAACGATGGCGCGCAGCTCAGGCCGGAACAGGCGAGTGTCGGACTCGCGGCTCAGGATGTCGATGGTCCCGCGGTAGAGCTGGACCTTGTACTTGCCGTTGACCGCCCACTGGGTGGCGTCGATGAAGGCGTCGCAGGCGTTCTTGACCGGGTGATACCAACCGCCATGATAGACCATGTAAGCCCACTGGCGCTCGACCTGCGGCTTGAACTGGATCTCTTCCTTGGTGAGGCAGAGCTGCTCGCAGTCCTTGTGGAGGGCAAGCAGGATCGTCGCCGCCGGCGCCTCGTAGACTTCGCGGCTCTTGAGGGCGATGAGGCCATCCTCGAACATGTCGATCTTGCCGATTGCGTGCTGGCCGCCGAGCTTGTTGAGGTAATGGACGATCTCTGCCAGGTCGGTGATCCCGTCGCAGCAGACCGGGAGGCCCTCCTTGAACTCGATCTCCATGACGTGGGGCTGAGCCGCGGCGTTCTCCGGGTACTTGTACCAGAGGTACTCGTCCTGCGGGATGCGCATGCTCAGGTTGGAGACCTCGCCGGAGCCGATGGAGCGGCACCACATGGTCAGGTCGTCGCCGATGCCTGCCTTGAAGGGGATGCCATACTTCTTGGAGAGTTCCTTCTCCTCTTCGCGGTTGAAGTTGAAGTCGCGGACCGGGACGACGACGGTCAGATCCGGGGCGAAGAGCGAGAAGACGTTGTGCATCCGGTACTGGTCATTGCCCTTGCCGGTGGAGCCTTCGCAGATGGCGTCGCAGCCCTGCTCGACGGCGAACTCAGCGACCTTGCGGGCGATGAGCTGCCGGGTCATGGAAGTCGCGACCGGGTAGCCTTCGTAGCTGGAGTTGGCCTTGATTGCCTTGGTGAGGAACTCGCTGACGAACTCCTTCTCGGCGTCCATGAAGTGCCAGGGCACGCCCAGCAGCTCGGCCTTGGACTTGCACATTGCGATCTCTTCGTCGGACAGGCCGACGTTGACGGTGCAGGCCAGAACCTCGTCGGCACCGTAGAACTCGGTGAGGAGCTTGAGGGCGAGAGCGGAGTCAAGGCCGCCGGAATAGGCGACAGCGCATTTCTTCACTTTCGGGATTTCGAGGGTGTACTTGCCGGAAAGATCCATCGTAGATTCTCCTCCTAGAATGCCGGGGCCTCGCCCCGGCCAGACTGCTATCAGTCATCAGAGTCCTCGTCCTGAATGCTGAACCCGCGAGGGTTCTGGAGCCTGAAGGCACCGCCCTCCTTCACCAACTCGCCGCAACACGTGACTGCCTTCCGTTCGCCATGCGCGTACACGGCCTTCGCATAGGCACCTTCTGACAGCTCCATCTTGACCTTGCGGGGCTTGTCGTCAACAAAGGCCAACACCGACACGACACCCGATGATGCCTCTGGACCCCGCGCCAGATTTGTGACCAGGCCAACCACTTCGAACTCCTCACGTGGGAGTGTGCCGCGTAGCACACGGCCCGCCTCTTCGATGACGGGCATCGTGTCGGCTGAGAACTCAACCTGCGACGCTACTGGCTCGCGCAGAGGACGAGTACGCGACCATGAGAAGCTGATTGTTAGGTCGCCGTGGTCCTCGTTGGCCTGACTCATCCCAACCAGCGAGTCGCACAGGTTTGCGCTAACTCCCCTTTCCACGGCCTCGAGGAAAGAGTCCGCAGAGCCCTGGGAAGCTGCCTGCACCGTCGCCTCCCTGGTAGCGGTGAGGGCCTGGGCGAGCGTAGTTGTGACCTTCCGCTCGAAGGGCTCATCCATGTCAGGGAAGAGGTGGCCGGCCTCGGCGGCAGACAGCACCGGTGAGACCTTGGAGACCACTGTGATCACGAAGCTACCCCGCTCGGTCTGGCCCATTCGCAGTCTGTCGACGTACTGCGCTGCCTGGGCCGGCTTCCGCGTCTGGAAATAGGCCCTCGGCCCCACCGCGGCGCAAGCGGCAGCCATCATCATGTCGCGCGCGTAGGTGACGAGGTTGACCGCCCTGTCGATGGGAACACTGCCATCAGCCGTCTCAGGCCATCGAGCCCGAACGCGCAGGACATCTGCGAGTGTCTCCTGCAAGTCCCTGACTATCTCCAGTTGCGAGCGCGCTTCCTTCTCCTCAAGTGCGGACAGCACGTCGGCAATGCGGAACGCGTAGTCACGAAAGTCCTGTCGGAGGGGCAATGCGAGCTCGTGCTTGGCGCCGGGCTCGCACGTGACCCAGGTTGAGAACTTGTCCCTCACCTGGCTCTCCTGCCGCCACCCCGTGGAGCGCAGGTACAGAGCAAGCTCAAGCGGAGCGATCGTGACAAGCGTCTGAGGGTCTCGGATTGTGGCTCTCATCACGCACCTCCGGAGCCGATCTGGTCTAGGAGCATGGTGAGCGCTTGAGGCGTGAACCGCTGAGACGGGTCAAGGGGTACGCTTACCGTGTAGTCGTTGGGCGACTCAGGCATTCCCTCCAGTGACGTCCAGACAGCGGTGTGCCTTAGCACCAGATCCTCGTCGTTGCACGTTAGCCAAGCTTCTGGCGTCTTGGGCACAAGCACCACAATCAGGATCCGCGGCACCATCATGTTGGGGTCGCGAAGTTCGTCGTAGTTCTTGACCTTTAGAGGGTATGAAGCGCCTTCCGTGCCGAAGGGTCCCCTGCGCCAGTGCTTGGCCTGTGCCTCAAGCCGGGGCGACGTAACAGGCCCGTTGCCGCCCTTCCGTGAGAAGCTCAGGTCGACGCTGTCATCGTCAACCTCCGGCCGCGTGACACTGCACCCCGCAACCGAAGCGACGGCCCGGACGTAGGCGAAGCTGAACTGCTGGCCCTGTTCGTTGATGTCCGTAGCCGGCACCTCCCGAGCACCGGGTCCCCCACGAGAGCAATCGTCTAGGGCACGCCGCGCAGGGCGGCTGTTGGTTTGGATTGACTGTCTGCGCGCAACGCGGGTTCTGGCCTGGGCCGCCTAGACGATCTGCTCGCAGTAGGCGCAGCGCAGACCCCCGTCATGCTCGTACACCAGTGGCTCAAGATAGCTCTCTGTGCTGACGACGCACTTGGGGTTGCTGCAGCGCACACCGGGAACGACCCTCTCCACCGGTTGCCTGTCGGGCTCCGCGGGTTCTGCCTCCTGAGGCCTTCCAGACTCGCCGGCGTCAAGCCGGAACGAGCCTTTCGCATGCCCCCTCTCGTTAACACCCAGGAGTGCAGCAATCAGCGCCATGCGTATCGGAACACCGCCGGCTGCCTGCTCGAAGTACTTGGCCCGCGGGTCCTCGTCCACTGCGGTGCTGATCTCATCCACCCGGGGCAGCGGATGCAGGACCAGCGAATCCTCGGGGGCCAGCGCCATCAACTCCGGTGTGAGGATGAAGCAGCCGCGAACCCGCTCATACTCCTCGGGCGAGTCGAAGCGTTCGCGCTGGACACGTGTCATGTAGAGGATATCCAGATTCGGCAGCGCTTCCTCCAGGCTGTGCAGCTCGGTGGGTCGCTTGCCGCCGATCTGGGCGATGCCGTCCATGAACTCCGCCGGCATCCGCAACTCCGGCGGTGATACGCAGACGATGTCGGAGCCGAAGCGTGCCATGATCGGCCCCAGTGAATGAACCGTGCGGCCGTACTTGAGGTCGCCGCACAGGCCGACACGCAGCCCGGAGAGAGTGCCCCGGTTGCGCTGGATGCAGAACAGGTCGGTCAAGGTCTGCGTCGGGTGCTCGTGCGGCCCGTCGCCCGCATTGATGACGGGAACGGAGGCGCTCTCCGCAGCGACACGAGCCGCACCGGCTCGCGGATGCCGGATAACAATGATGTCACTGTAGCCTGCGGCCATGCGGATGGTATCGGCCAGGGTCTCGCCCTTCTGCACCGAACTGGCCGACGGGTCGGCGAAGCCCAGGACCTGGCCACCCAGTCGCAGCATCGCAGAATCGAAGGAGAGGCGAGTCCGGGTGCTGGGCTCGAAGAACAGGCTGGCGAGAATCCGATCCAGCGGCCGTACAGGTGTGCGCCGGGAGGGATCATCGAAGCCAATAGCCGTGGCCATCTTTCCTGCCACGTCGAGAACATACAGGATCTCGGCGGTCGTGAGGTCTTTGAGTGATATGAGGCTGCGTCCGGCGAGAGACACCCACGCACCTCCCTGCGAAGTGGTTACTGGCGGAAAAAAACGGACGGTGCAGTTGCACCGGCTTGCGTCCACGACCTCGGCAAGGAGCTAACTGAGGCCGAGGGCCCTGTTGAGGTCATCCCGCATATCGGCCGTCGCGGCAGCAGCGGCCTCAGCGAACTGTGCGGGTGAGAATCGTGAGCTGTAGGGCTCGGCCTGGTAAGCGAAGAGGATGCCCCGTGAGGAGTTCACCACGGCTCCGAGGCCCCGATCACCAAAACCACCGACTACATCCTCTGCTCCGCCGCCCTGCGCCCCATAGCCGGGTACCAGGAAGGGCACCTTCGGGAAGGCCTCGCGCAGCTCCACGAGCTGGTCCGGGTAGGTGGCTCCCACCACAGCGCCGACGGAGGAGTACCCGCTTTCGCCCACCAGGTCACGTCCCCAGGTCGCCACAAGCCGCGCCATCTCCTGATAGGTAAGCCGCCAGCCGCCGGTGGTCTCCACCGACAGGTCCTGGATCTCGCCTGACGAGGGATTCGAAGTCTTCACCAGCACATACAGGCCGCCGCCGGTGCGAGAGGCGGCGTCAATGAAGGGCTGCACACCATCGCTGCCCAGATAGCCGTTCACGGTCAGTGCATCGACGCCC contains the following coding sequences:
- a CDS encoding dihydroorotate dehydrogenase, translated to MPTDLTTYLGPLVLRNPVLTASGTFGFGEEYAEFEDLNRLGGVMVKGTTLHPREGNPAPRITETPAGMLNAIGLQNPGVDAVIAHKLPFLSRFSTAVIVNISGESIEDYVEIARRLETASRDSADHPSPIRVDALELNISCPNVKVGGMAFGVDPILTRELVAAVRAETRLPLITKLSPNVTDIVQMAEAAVEGGTDILSLINTLLGMSIDVARRRPVLANKTGGLSGPAIRPVAVRMVWQVAEALDTPILGMGGIMSARDALELILAGASAVAIGTANFVEPQAAVRIVEDLQKWCEAEGVASLRELVGAAHSK
- a CDS encoding dihydroorotate dehydrogenase electron transfer subunit, which gives rise to MTSQQAPVTRCDRVAPGHHLLELDCPAIATTARPGQFVHVRVTGTFDPLLRRPISLLLCDKHRGHIQILVRTVGRGTDVLGHVAPGNVLDLMGPLGNGFPLPEAGQTPLLVAGGVGVAPLVFLADVLQNSPEGSYVRGLFGARNEDSLVCWEEFAGRCEEFQAVTEDGSVGEQGIVTEYLPAQLDRGDVGVVYTCGPRPMMAQVGRICEAAGVQCWASLEQFMGCGIGACLGCAIATHTDPPNQRVCKDGPVFDARTVDWEKTL
- the argH gene encoding argininosuccinate lyase; its protein translation is MADHKSSKLWGGRFSAEMADIALDFSESTAADGRMVAEDIWGSQAHAIMLTRCGIIAEEDLREILRWLEKAKSAWEDGTFELKRELEDVHMNVETYLRTGAGPEMGGRLHTARSRNDQVVTDCKLHTRGRILDLREALLDLREALLKRAEGHEEAVMPGYTHTQHAQPVSVAFWLTGHASGLARDDQRLADAYRRVNLSPLGAAALAGTSFPTDRRLSAWLLGFDGVQEHSLDCVGTRDFVAETICALAILMSNLSKIAEEFVLWSTYEYRMLEIDDAYSSGSSIMPQKKNPCIAELTRGKVGIVYGRLMQILTLMKALPSGYNRDLQEDKPPLWEAFDSTEMCLRAVTEMVKTVTFRLDRMRELVGLNFATATELANYLVRDRGLPFRTCHEIVGSLVGTLVAEGKNLDDHLRVQQLLAEHGQELTEEEIVAVIEPLNCLKRQVSLGSTGPDSVRAMMTNLGEGLRTSRAETVAVRDHIDDAYAQTMRLVEAVLAGQSLKDQPGLD
- a CDS encoding trypsin-like peptidase domain-containing protein, with amino-acid sequence MSTRIYALAIITLILSLSCLAFAEDNELKSFGSGFLVDARGYVLTNEHVVHRAKTVQIVLAEKEKLPATVLAADEDHDLALLKVETDKPLPSVHIGTSAEVKRQQAVLAIGFPFGEKSVTSTSGRIVSLRQEGSDQVLVVDAVVNPGNSGGPLLNDRGEAIGVVTSLLLANVGGTRVKAGEIYATPISFAMPLLAAIPGFDWTSVGRAKDRLEMDALDAAAAPAVVQIMSDRVEPGTIEGASGGETSSFGENALSLIRSYMDRMDLKYEVDTSGDWPVLNCPVKMDNATHQLHIVIDTKTQLVYLFLNRYLVAPQNSRTLPRVLRTLMERNWDLNIGKFEWDKSDGEVRLSYTFTTENGVGFEAFEAIVLTLVGTGDRLYPDLKKVVDGKPANE
- a CDS encoding ferritin family protein, producing MAEDVLVILQQALAKEEDRRSYYEDAAQRAANPLAQQTFTFLAQEEDKHAEYIQQFYEQMKAGQGWPDASECSEECKLEAAQVKEIFTNARDAIAGEVTSDTDLTDAYDLAMQGERDSIEFYKAQLAAAADPGAKLFYKALVDSERGHLQLLVKTQEFLDDTESWYFEEEQWGVTG
- the argG gene encoding argininosuccinate synthase is translated as MDLSGKYTLEIPKVKKCAVAYSGGLDSALALKLLTEFYGADEVLACTVNVGLSDEEIAMCKSKAELLGVPWHFMDAEKEFVSEFLTKAIKANSSYEGYPVATSMTRQLIARKVAEFAVEQGCDAICEGSTGKGNDQYRMHNVFSLFAPDLTVVVPVRDFNFNREEEKELSKKYGIPFKAGIGDDLTMWCRSIGSGEVSNLSMRIPQDEYLWYKYPENAAAQPHVMEIEFKEGLPVCCDGITDLAEIVHYLNKLGGQHAIGKIDMFEDGLIALKSREVYEAPAATILLALHKDCEQLCLTKEEIQFKPQVERQWAYMVYHGGWYHPVKNACDAFIDATQWAVNGKYKVQLYRGTIDILSRESDTRLFRPELRAIVERAKEPGEVRIVWDQQESGPAVKIHGFQYQILGHRGMPYVK
- a CDS encoding DUF4365 domain-containing protein, which translates into the protein MPATDINEQGQQFSFAYVRAVASVAGCSVTRPEVDDDSVDLSFSRKGGNGPVTSPRLEAQAKHWRRGPFGTEGASYPLKVKNYDELRDPNMMVPRILIVVLVPKTPEAWLTCNDEDLVLRHTAVWTSLEGMPESPNDYTVSVPLDPSQRFTPQALTMLLDQIGSGGA
- the pyrB gene encoding aspartate carbamoyltransferase, which produces MSLAGRSLISLKDLTTAEILYVLDVAGKMATAIGFDDPSRRTPVRPLDRILASLFFEPSTRTRLSFDSAMLRLGGQVLGFADPSASSVQKGETLADTIRMAAGYSDIIVIRHPRAGAARVAAESASVPVINAGDGPHEHPTQTLTDLFCIQRNRGTLSGLRVGLCGDLKYGRTVHSLGPIMARFGSDIVCVSPPELRMPAEFMDGIAQIGGKRPTELHSLEEALPNLDILYMTRVQRERFDSPEEYERVRGCFILTPELMALAPEDSLVLHPLPRVDEISTAVDEDPRAKYFEQAAGGVPIRMALIAALLGVNERGHAKGSFRLDAGESGRPQEAEPAEPDRQPVERVVPGVRCSNPKCVVSTESYLEPLVYEHDGGLRCAYCEQIV
- the pyrF gene encoding orotidine-5'-phosphate decarboxylase is translated as MDSYADRLHRAVLDKSSRVCVGLDPRIESLPGALRTSAQKGAVEAAEAYLSFCCSIIEAVADLAPVVKPQAAFFEALGAAGYAALWEVIACARAHGLLVILDAKRGDIGSTAAAYAQAYFEPQDGYPGVDALTVNGYLGSDGVQPFIDAASRTGGGLYVLVKTSNPSSGEIQDLSVETTGGWRLTYQEMARLVATWGRDLVGESGYSSVGAVVGATYPDQLVELREAFPKVPFLVPGYGAQGGGAEDVVGGFGDRGLGAVVNSSRGILFAYQAEPYSSRFSPAQFAEAAAAATADMRDDLNRALGLS